The Dehalococcoidales bacterium genome has a window encoding:
- a CDS encoding ABC transporter permease, translating to MARFVIVRLLQACVALVGITIIVFFLVRTSGDPMQLIASPNMSPEQYERIKADLGLDKSWGTQLWIYIKDLAHGDLGSSLVRDKPVIKMIRESLPNTLKLTVPSFAISMILAFFLGIMAATYRDSWWDNGIKFVAVLGQSLPGFWVAIMAVLVISVELHWLPSSGMSSPDRYILPVGTMVFFMLPGMMRLVRSSMLDVLDSEYIKLARIKGLPERVVIWKHALRNALITPLTTLGMIIPGLVLGAVITEQIFNWPGMGVMIVQSTFERDFPVVQAITILTALLVLGINLLVDISYAYVDPQIRFQRT from the coding sequence ATGGCGCGTTTTGTTATCGTAAGGCTATTGCAGGCATGCGTTGCCCTCGTGGGCATCACGATTATAGTATTTTTCCTGGTTCGCACTTCCGGTGACCCCATGCAGCTGATAGCATCCCCCAATATGTCGCCTGAACAATATGAGCGCATCAAAGCTGATCTGGGACTGGACAAGTCATGGGGCACTCAGCTCTGGATTTACATCAAAGACCTTGCCCACGGCGACCTCGGTTCTTCACTGGTTAGAGATAAGCCGGTCATCAAGATGATCCGGGAATCCCTGCCCAACACCCTCAAATTAACCGTCCCTTCTTTCGCTATCAGCATGATTTTGGCCTTTTTCCTCGGGATTATGGCGGCGACATACCGCGACTCCTGGTGGGATAACGGCATAAAATTTGTGGCAGTTCTTGGACAATCCTTGCCGGGCTTCTGGGTGGCTATTATGGCCGTACTGGTCATTTCTGTGGAACTGCATTGGCTACCGTCCTCCGGCATGTCCAGCCCTGACCGTTATATCCTGCCGGTCGGCACTATGGTCTTTTTTATGCTGCCGGGCATGATGCGTCTGGTACGCTCCAGTATGCTGGACGTGCTTGACAGCGAATACATCAAGCTGGCCAGAATAAAAGGCCTTCCGGAAAGGGTGGTTATCTGGAAACATGCCTTGAGAAACGCCCTGATAACGCCGCTGACCACCCTCGGCATGATAATCCCGGGTCTGGTTCTCGGCGCCGTAATTACAGAACAGATTTTTAACTGGCCCGGCATGGGTGTAATGATAGTCCAATCTACCTTTGAACGTGATTTCCCGGTGGTCCAGGCTATTACCATATTGACGGCACTTCTCGTGCTGGGAATAAACCTGCTGGTGGATATTTCCTACGCTTATGTTGACCCGCAAATCAGATTTCAAAGAACTTAG
- a CDS encoding oligopeptide/dipeptide ABC transporter ATP-binding protein, which translates to MPEVLLEARDLVKHYPVTRGLLQRTVAWVRAVDGVSFTIEQGQTFSLVGESGAGKTTVAKAILLLEKLTSGSIIFQGKDLYKLTPSQIKSEYRPKVQSVQQNPWSSMNPRMRIKDVVAEPLVVNTKLKKKELYEKVASLLAKVGIGPEGMTKFPHEFSGGQRQRIAVARALALNPDLMVLDEPVSALDVSIRAQIMNLLKDLQIEHNLSYLVIAHNLATVRYMSHTVGIMYLGQLVEYGQTEELFERPLHPYTRALISASQLTLPEDGDQVTKQIILTGEMPSPMNPPSGCRFHTRCSEAREICSLEVPVMHMIGKQQVKCHNFD; encoded by the coding sequence ATGCCGGAAGTTTTACTTGAAGCGCGTGACCTGGTAAAGCATTATCCTGTGACCCGGGGGCTTCTCCAGCGGACGGTTGCCTGGGTAAGGGCGGTGGATGGAGTTTCCTTTACTATTGAACAGGGCCAGACTTTCAGCCTGGTAGGTGAATCCGGCGCGGGCAAAACCACCGTGGCCAAAGCCATCCTGCTCCTGGAAAAGCTGACCTCCGGGTCTATTATCTTCCAGGGAAAAGACCTTTATAAACTTACGCCATCGCAGATTAAATCGGAATACCGCCCTAAAGTACAGTCCGTACAGCAGAATCCCTGGAGTTCCATGAACCCCAGGATGCGTATCAAAGACGTTGTCGCCGAGCCGCTGGTGGTAAACACCAAGCTTAAGAAGAAAGAACTCTATGAAAAAGTGGCCAGCCTGCTGGCCAAGGTAGGTATCGGGCCTGAAGGAATGACTAAATTCCCCCATGAGTTCAGCGGCGGACAGCGTCAGCGTATCGCCGTGGCGCGCGCCCTGGCGCTAAACCCTGATTTAATGGTGCTTGACGAGCCTGTTTCCGCCCTGGATGTATCTATCCGGGCGCAGATAATGAACCTGCTGAAGGACCTGCAAATCGAGCATAATTTAAGCTACCTGGTTATCGCGCACAACCTGGCCACCGTACGCTACATGAGCCATACCGTGGGCATTATGTACCTGGGCCAGCTGGTGGAATACGGCCAGACGGAAGAGCTCTTCGAACGCCCCCTGCACCCCTACACCCGGGCGCTAATATCCGCCTCACAGCTGACTTTGCCTGAAGACGGCGACCAGGTCACCAAGCAGATTATCCTGACCGGCGAAATGCCTTCTCCGATGAACCCGCCCTCCGGCTGCCGCTTCCACACCCGCTGTTCCGAGGCGAGAGAAATTTGCTCCCTGGAAGTACCGGTAATGCACATGATAGGCAAGCAGCAGGTCAAGTGTCATAACTTCGATTAA
- a CDS encoding ABC transporter ATP-binding protein, producing the protein MSNIVLQVEDLHTSFFTRAGEVKAVDGISFFVREGETLGIVGESGCGKSVTGLSILRLLPEPAGQIVGGKIIMEGKNLLEVSKKVMRAYRGKMVSMILQDPMSSLNPVYTIGDQISESVRLHQGLPDNMVEPEVISALRLLRIPAPEVRLKEYPFQLSGGMRQRVVGAIAMSCRPRLLIADEPTTALDATIQAQYIALFEDIQAKTNVAIIFITHDFGVISRICDRVAVMYAGKIVETAPTREIFNAPRHPYTAALIHSVPRLDKKDERLFSIEGQPPSMMNLPPGCRFCPRCTVSMDICKEQEPPEIKLTDDHSVSCWRVK; encoded by the coding sequence ATGAGCAATATCGTACTGCAAGTTGAAGACCTGCATACTTCATTCTTTACCCGTGCGGGTGAGGTTAAAGCCGTCGACGGCATAAGTTTCTTCGTACGTGAGGGGGAAACCTTAGGCATCGTCGGTGAATCCGGCTGCGGCAAATCGGTTACCGGTCTTTCCATCTTGCGCCTGCTGCCGGAACCGGCCGGCCAGATTGTCGGCGGCAAGATAATCATGGAAGGTAAAAATCTGCTGGAAGTCAGCAAGAAAGTCATGCGGGCTTACCGGGGTAAGATGGTGTCCATGATTCTCCAGGACCCCATGTCCTCGCTCAATCCGGTTTATACCATCGGCGACCAGATATCGGAATCCGTACGGCTGCACCAGGGACTCCCGGACAACATGGTGGAACCGGAGGTAATATCGGCGCTGCGGCTGCTCAGGATACCCGCGCCGGAAGTGCGGCTCAAGGAATATCCTTTCCAGCTAAGCGGCGGCATGAGGCAGAGGGTGGTGGGCGCTATCGCCATGTCCTGCCGCCCGCGACTGCTCATCGCCGATGAGCCGACCACCGCTTTAGATGCTACCATTCAGGCGCAATACATCGCCCTGTTTGAAGATATCCAGGCTAAAACGAACGTAGCCATTATCTTTATCACCCATGACTTCGGCGTGATATCCAGGATTTGCGACCGCGTGGCCGTGATGTACGCCGGAAAAATAGTAGAAACGGCGCCAACCAGAGAGATATTTAATGCGCCCCGGCACCCTTATACCGCCGCCCTGATTCACTCCGTGCCTCGCCTGGATAAAAAAGACGAACGGCTTTTTTCCATCGAGGGACAGCCGCCGTCCATGATGAACCTGCCGCCGGGCTGCCGGTTCTGTCCCCGCTGTACCGTCTCGATGGATATTTGCAAGGAACAAGAGCCGCCTGAAATAAAACTTACGGATGACCATTCTGTATCTTGTTGGAGGGTTAAGTAG
- a CDS encoding M48 family metallopeptidase yields MWEQIRSNRIRSILLMAVIAVLLLAVGYVIGLAFFDSPVGGLVIAFIVWGIMSLVALFQGDSIMLSIAGAKKVGPDDAPRLYNVVEEMKIASGLPKVPEVYIIDDPALNAFATGRSPEKASVAITSGLLQKLNRDELQGVIGHEISHIKNRDVLLMSVAGIMLGTIVMLSWYASRFMMFGAMTGGRRSSSKGGGGGGQVIILILGLVLMIVAPIAAQLIYFAISRKREYLADASSALYTRYPEGLASALEKLGASTATLKSANQATAPMYIINPLHKEGRKASDLTSTHPPISERIRILRAMAGGASFTDYEKAYENVHSGKTVMPKGAFVGMGAVGIRAATPSEPGELAAEAKSVKTREVSDMMLRMDNYRMVDCECGARWKIPPGFRDDTIRCTRCGRTLKV; encoded by the coding sequence CCGCATCAGGTCCATATTGCTGATGGCCGTTATCGCGGTTTTGCTGCTGGCGGTCGGCTATGTTATCGGGCTGGCGTTTTTCGATAGCCCCGTCGGCGGCCTGGTAATCGCTTTTATCGTCTGGGGCATAATGAGCTTGGTGGCCCTGTTCCAGGGCGACAGCATCATGCTCTCCATCGCCGGAGCGAAGAAGGTGGGGCCGGATGACGCGCCGCGACTTTACAACGTGGTGGAAGAGATGAAAATAGCATCCGGTCTGCCCAAAGTGCCGGAGGTCTATATCATCGACGACCCCGCCCTGAACGCCTTTGCCACCGGCCGCAGCCCGGAAAAAGCCTCGGTGGCGATTACCTCCGGCCTGCTGCAAAAGCTCAACCGCGACGAGCTTCAGGGCGTCATCGGCCACGAGATATCCCACATCAAGAACCGGGACGTCCTGCTGATGTCCGTGGCCGGCATCATGCTGGGCACCATCGTCATGCTTTCCTGGTACGCCTCGCGCTTTATGATGTTCGGGGCGATGACCGGAGGCAGGCGCTCCTCTTCAAAGGGCGGTGGCGGAGGCGGGCAGGTCATTATCCTTATCCTCGGGCTGGTCCTGATGATTGTGGCGCCCATCGCCGCGCAGCTGATATACTTTGCCATTTCCCGCAAGCGGGAGTACCTGGCGGACGCCTCATCGGCGCTGTACACGCGCTACCCGGAAGGGCTGGCATCCGCCCTGGAGAAGCTGGGGGCGTCAACGGCCACGCTGAAATCAGCCAACCAGGCTACCGCGCCCATGTATATTATCAATCCTTTGCATAAAGAAGGACGGAAAGCCAGCGACCTTACCAGCACCCACCCGCCTATATCCGAAAGGATACGCATTCTCCGCGCCATGGCCGGCGGCGCTTCCTTCACGGACTATGAAAAAGCCTATGAAAATGTACATTCCGGCAAGACTGTCATGCCTAAGGGGGCTTTTGTCGGGATGGGCGCGGTGGGCATACGGGCGGCCACGCCGTCCGAGCCGGGAGAGCTGGCCGCCGAGGCCAAGTCCGTCAAGACACGGGAAGTATCGGACATGATGCTCCGCATGGACAACTACCGCATGGTGGACTGTGAATGCGGGGCGCGGTGGAAAATACCGCCGGGCTTCCGTGACGATACCATACGCTGCACACGGTGCGGGCGGACGCTCAAGGTCTGA
- a CDS encoding ABC transporter substrate-binding protein yields the protein MKKWLVIPLFLLLALVIVLGSCGSTDKTTKPVTTTPPTQTATTTPPTQTATTTPPTQTATTTPPPTTTVPTGTITVASPDFGYESTDPIFYESTWGWSFYESLLRWDSTGKFIGGVADSWSVSDNGCVWTFKIHQGITFWDGSPLTAADVKFSVDRFGGDPGYSVSSNPWSNYISYNYNKRDSIVVDNYTYQFVSDHPEPAQQIVFAWTRILPKAYFESVGEAGFRAAPMGSGPWIFKELVTKQKMTLEANTNYWRTDEIPAYQYYVELMVPEQATRIAMLRNHECDIALGIDYDRLPDLEAAGFKIFNQPGPPGTSSLAIQGSWLSNAGAVGDIRIRQALSFALDREEIVDTWYQGYGDPTAGQFYMYPGCFGWNEALRNDPFDPDHAMALMEAAGYPDSFADPTIHIYTTAAGQDYILLLMGYWQDVGLQVSLEVVDSTIYTAYAFHNFVGRIQDGDANAGWIFTWTFQSFFNCTYHSANMYCSWGAHSTGNDAMADELYLKAANETDPALSAQYFGEFQAYVKTLYIDIGICTFDTLIVENPNTIGDWTGRNWVSYQDALNGIQHPK from the coding sequence ATGAAAAAATGGCTTGTCATCCCGCTCTTCTTGCTACTTGCTCTTGTTATCGTACTCGGTAGCTGCGGATCTACCGATAAGACCACTAAACCTGTTACCACTACACCGCCCACTCAGACGGCCACCACTACACCGCCCACTCAGACGGCTACCACTACACCGCCTACTCAGACGGCCACCACTACACCTCCGCCCACCACCACTGTCCCTACAGGCACAATCACTGTCGCCAGCCCGGATTTCGGTTATGAATCAACCGACCCGATATTCTACGAATCCACCTGGGGCTGGTCATTTTATGAATCCCTGCTCCGCTGGGACTCGACCGGTAAGTTTATCGGTGGCGTAGCTGACAGCTGGTCAGTGAGCGATAACGGCTGCGTGTGGACATTTAAAATCCACCAGGGTATCACATTCTGGGACGGCTCCCCGCTGACTGCTGCTGATGTTAAGTTCTCCGTTGACCGCTTCGGCGGCGACCCGGGCTACAGCGTATCCTCCAACCCTTGGTCCAACTACATCAGCTACAACTATAATAAGAGGGATTCCATCGTCGTCGACAATTATACCTACCAGTTCGTCAGCGACCATCCGGAACCCGCCCAGCAGATCGTCTTCGCCTGGACGCGCATCCTCCCCAAGGCCTATTTTGAATCTGTCGGTGAGGCAGGATTCCGCGCGGCACCTATGGGCTCCGGTCCGTGGATTTTCAAGGAGCTTGTCACTAAACAGAAGATGACACTGGAAGCGAACACGAACTACTGGCGCACCGATGAAATTCCTGCTTACCAGTATTATGTCGAGCTAATGGTACCCGAGCAGGCGACCCGTATCGCCATGCTGAGAAACCACGAATGCGATATCGCCCTCGGTATTGACTATGACCGCCTCCCCGATCTGGAAGCTGCCGGCTTTAAAATCTTCAATCAGCCCGGCCCGCCCGGAACGAGCAGCCTTGCCATTCAGGGCAGCTGGCTATCGAATGCCGGCGCGGTTGGTGACATCCGCATCCGCCAGGCTTTGTCCTTTGCGCTTGACCGCGAGGAAATTGTAGACACCTGGTACCAGGGCTACGGCGATCCTACCGCCGGACAGTTCTACATGTATCCCGGATGCTTCGGTTGGAACGAAGCTTTAAGGAACGATCCGTTCGATCCTGATCACGCGATGGCGCTGATGGAGGCCGCCGGCTATCCTGACAGCTTCGCTGACCCGACCATCCACATCTACACTACGGCCGCCGGACAGGACTACATCCTGTTGCTGATGGGTTATTGGCAAGATGTTGGTTTACAGGTCAGCCTTGAGGTTGTTGATTCCACCATCTACACCGCTTACGCCTTCCACAACTTCGTCGGTAGAATCCAGGATGGTGATGCCAACGCAGGCTGGATATTCACCTGGACTTTCCAGTCTTTCTTCAACTGCACCTACCACTCCGCGAATATGTACTGCTCTTGGGGTGCGCACAGCACCGGTAATGACGCGATGGCGGACGAACTCTATCTGAAAGCCGCCAACGAGACTGATCCGGCGTTGTCCGCCCAATACTTCGGCGAGTTCCAGGCGTATGTCAAGACCTTGTACATCGATATCGGTATCTGTACGTTCGATACCCTGATTGTTGAAAACCCCAATACTATCGGTGATTGGACCGGCAGGAACTGGGTAAGCTATCAGGATGCCTTGAACGGTATTCAGCATCCGAAGTAA
- a CDS encoding ABC transporter permease, giving the protein MLSTIPTVKVHKQKKYRGVTKGTRFLRSLGLYIPLAVMAVMIILALFSDMWYVGLPGVGLAPHDPNVTSPRDKFLPPSFMEGGKSEYLLGTDKLGRDVLSRVMVGAQVSLSVSLIAILITATIGTALGILAGYAGGPVEGLIMRIVDMALSFPGLLLAMLLAVSIGPGFWTVVFALSILGWAGYARMIRGEALRIRESDFVAQARIAGSSSWRIMIRHIFPNIVNSLTVIMTLQIGMMILAESALSYLGIGITAPRASWGSMVSDGRAELDRAWWISAFPGICIGLVVLSGNFLGDWIRDKLDPRLRQL; this is encoded by the coding sequence ATGCTTAGTACTATACCTACTGTAAAAGTGCATAAACAGAAGAAATACCGCGGTGTTACCAAAGGCACACGTTTTTTAAGAAGTCTCGGGCTCTATATCCCGCTGGCCGTAATGGCGGTGATGATAATACTCGCCCTGTTTTCCGATATGTGGTATGTCGGTTTACCCGGTGTTGGTTTAGCGCCGCATGACCCCAACGTCACGTCGCCGCGGGACAAGTTCCTGCCGCCCTCTTTCATGGAGGGAGGCAAGAGTGAATATCTGCTCGGGACGGATAAACTCGGCAGAGATGTTCTCAGCCGTGTCATGGTTGGCGCCCAGGTTTCACTTAGTGTCTCTCTGATAGCTATACTTATTACCGCCACCATCGGGACGGCGCTGGGTATCCTTGCCGGCTATGCCGGCGGGCCTGTAGAAGGCCTGATCATGAGGATAGTGGATATGGCGCTATCATTCCCGGGTCTGCTGCTGGCTATGTTGCTGGCGGTGTCCATCGGGCCGGGTTTTTGGACGGTGGTGTTTGCCTTGTCCATACTGGGCTGGGCGGGTTACGCCCGTATGATACGCGGTGAAGCCCTGAGAATCCGCGAATCTGATTTCGTAGCGCAGGCCCGTATTGCCGGCTCTTCCTCCTGGCGTATTATGATCCGGCATATTTTCCCCAATATCGTTAACTCGTTAACCGTTATTATGACCCTCCAGATAGGTATGATGATTCTGGCGGAATCAGCCTTGAGTTACCTCGGCATCGGCATTACGGCGCCGAGGGCTTCATGGGGTTCCATGGTATCAGACGGCCGCGCCGAACTTGACCGGGCCTGGTGGATATCCGCCTTCCCCGGCATATGCATCGGCCTGGTAGTGCTGTCCGGCAACTTCCTGGGGGACTGGATCCGCGATAAGCTTGACCCGAGGTTAAGGCAATTATGA